Proteins encoded together in one Kitasatospora albolonga window:
- a CDS encoding pirin: MPAVTVDNPLTLPKVAASGDAVARPVLAVTTAPSGFEGEGFPVRRAFAGINYQHLDPFIMMDQMGEVEYAAGEPKGTPWHPHRGFETVTYLIDGTFIHQDSNGGGGTIENGDTQWMTAGSGLLHIEAPPESLVMSGGLFHGLQLWVNLPRADKMMNPRYQDIRGGEVQLLASPDGGALLRVIAGELDGHQGPGITHTPITMIHATVRPGAEVTLPWREDFNGLAYVMAGRGTVGEERRPIRLGQTAVFGSGGSLTVRADEKQDGHTPDLEIVLLGGRPIREPMAHYGPFVMNSQAELKQAFEDFQAGRLGTVPAVHGM; this comes from the coding sequence ATGCCCGCAGTGACCGTCGACAACCCGCTGACCCTGCCCAAGGTGGCCGCTTCGGGTGACGCCGTGGCCCGCCCCGTACTCGCCGTCACCACGGCGCCGAGCGGATTCGAGGGCGAGGGCTTCCCCGTCCGCCGCGCGTTCGCGGGCATCAACTACCAGCACCTCGACCCGTTCATCATGATGGACCAGATGGGTGAGGTGGAGTACGCCGCCGGTGAGCCCAAGGGCACGCCCTGGCACCCGCACCGCGGCTTCGAGACCGTCACGTACCTGATCGACGGGACCTTCATCCACCAGGACTCCAACGGTGGCGGCGGCACCATCGAGAACGGCGACACCCAGTGGATGACCGCCGGGTCCGGGCTCCTGCACATCGAGGCGCCGCCGGAGTCGCTCGTGATGTCCGGCGGCCTCTTCCACGGCCTCCAGCTCTGGGTGAACCTGCCCAGGGCCGACAAGATGATGAACCCGCGCTACCAGGACATCCGCGGCGGCGAGGTCCAGCTCCTTGCCTCCCCGGACGGCGGCGCGCTGCTCCGGGTCATCGCCGGTGAGCTCGACGGCCACCAGGGCCCGGGCATCACCCACACCCCGATAACGATGATCCACGCCACCGTCCGGCCCGGCGCCGAGGTGACCCTGCCGTGGCGCGAGGACTTCAACGGCCTCGCGTACGTCATGGCCGGGCGCGGCACGGTCGGCGAGGAGCGCCGCCCGATCCGCCTCGGGCAGACGGCGGTGTTCGGCAGCGGCGGTTCGCTGACAGTCCGCGCGGACGAGAAGCAGGACGGGCACACCCCGGACCTGGAGATCGTCCTCCTGGGCGGGCGCCCGATCCGGGAGCCGATGGCCCACTACGGACCGTTCGTGATGAACAGCCAGGCCGAGCTGAAGCAGGCGTTCGAGGACTTCCAGGCCGGCCGCCTCGGTACGGTCCCGGCGGTCCACGGGATGTGA
- a CDS encoding M18 family aminopeptidase, protein MSSRHRFDRAHTDDLMSFLAASPSPYHAVANAAARLEVAGFRQVEETAAWDGSTGGKYVLRGGAIIAWYVPEGAAAHTPFRIVGAHTDSPNLRVKPLPDSGSHGWRQIAVEVYGGTLLNTWLDRDLGLAGRISLRDGTDRLVNIDRALLRVPQLAVHLDRSANTDGLKLDRQRHMQPIWGLGEVAEGDLIRFVAEEAGVDAEDVTGWDLMPHAIEPPSYLGRDRELLAGPRMDNLLSVHAATAALAAVAGQPDEELPYIPVLAAFDHEENGSQSDTGADGPLLGSVLERSVFARGGTYEDRARAFAGTVCLSSDTGHAVHPNYAERHDPTHHPVANGGPILKVNVNMRYATDGSGRAVFAAACEKAGVPWQTFVSNNAMPCGTTIGPITAARHGIQTVDIGVAILSMHSARELCGADDPYLLANALTAFLTG, encoded by the coding sequence ATGAGTTCTCGCCACCGGTTCGACCGTGCGCACACCGATGATCTGATGTCCTTCCTGGCGGCGAGCCCGTCCCCGTACCACGCTGTGGCCAACGCGGCCGCCCGGCTGGAGGTGGCCGGATTCCGCCAGGTCGAGGAGACCGCCGCCTGGGACGGGAGCACCGGCGGGAAGTACGTGCTCCGCGGCGGGGCGATCATCGCGTGGTACGTGCCGGAGGGCGCGGCGGCGCACACCCCGTTCCGGATCGTCGGCGCGCACACCGACTCCCCGAACCTGCGGGTGAAGCCGCTGCCCGACTCCGGTTCCCACGGCTGGCGCCAGATCGCGGTGGAGGTCTACGGCGGCACCCTGCTGAACACCTGGCTCGACCGGGACCTGGGCCTGGCCGGCCGGATCTCGCTGCGGGACGGCACCGACCGGCTGGTCAACATCGACCGGGCCCTGCTGCGCGTGCCCCAGCTGGCCGTGCATCTGGACCGGTCCGCCAACACCGACGGACTCAAGCTCGACCGGCAGCGCCACATGCAGCCGATCTGGGGGCTCGGCGAGGTGGCGGAGGGCGACCTGATCCGCTTCGTCGCCGAGGAGGCGGGCGTCGACGCGGAGGACGTCACCGGCTGGGACCTCATGCCGCACGCCATCGAGCCGCCGTCCTACCTGGGCCGGGACCGCGAGCTGCTCGCCGGGCCGCGCATGGACAACCTCCTCTCCGTGCACGCCGCGACCGCCGCCCTGGCCGCCGTCGCCGGACAGCCGGACGAGGAGCTCCCGTACATCCCCGTACTGGCCGCCTTCGACCACGAGGAGAACGGCTCGCAGTCCGACACCGGGGCCGACGGGCCGCTCCTGGGCTCGGTCCTGGAGCGCTCGGTCTTCGCCCGGGGCGGTACGTACGAGGACCGCGCCCGCGCCTTCGCCGGAACGGTCTGCCTCTCCTCCGACACCGGCCACGCCGTGCACCCCAACTACGCCGAGCGGCACGACCCGACGCACCACCCGGTCGCCAACGGCGGGCCGATCCTCAAGGTCAACGTCAACATGCGGTACGCCACCGACGGCAGTGGGCGCGCGGTGTTCGCCGCCGCCTGCGAGAAGGCGGGCGTCCCGTGGCAGACGTTCGTCTCCAACAACGCGATGCCCTGCGGCACGACGATCGGCCCGATCACCGCCGCCCGGCACGGCATCCAGACCGTGGACATCGGGGTGGCGATCCTCTCCATGCACAGCGCCCGTGAACTGTGCGGGGCGGACGACCCGTATCTGCTGGCCAACGCGCTCACGGCGTTCCTGACGGGCTGA
- a CDS encoding carbon-nitrogen hydrolase — translation MRASLIQIAVDPDESVEDRRERAASLVVGQRGSDLVVLPELWPVGAFSYPLFEQEAEPLQGPTHEAMAKAAAEAGVWLHAGSFVERAPDGTLYNTALVFSPDGERSAVYRKIHRFGFDRGEAVMMGAGEELVTVTLPQTTLGLATCYDLRFPEQFRGLVDAGAETFVVAAGWPERRRAHWTLLARARAVENQAYVLALSTAGSHADVPQAGHSIVVDPLGEVLAEAGVGEEVLTVEFDPAKAGETREHFPALKDRRLGIAPPR, via the coding sequence GTGCGCGCCTCCCTCATCCAGATCGCAGTAGACCCGGACGAATCCGTCGAGGACCGCCGCGAGCGCGCGGCCTCCCTGGTGGTCGGTCAGCGCGGCTCCGACCTCGTGGTCCTGCCCGAGCTCTGGCCGGTCGGGGCGTTCTCGTACCCCCTCTTCGAGCAGGAGGCCGAGCCGCTCCAGGGCCCCACCCACGAGGCCATGGCCAAGGCGGCGGCCGAGGCGGGCGTCTGGCTGCACGCGGGCTCCTTCGTGGAGCGCGCGCCGGACGGCACCCTCTACAACACCGCGCTGGTCTTCTCGCCGGACGGCGAGCGCTCGGCGGTGTACCGCAAGATCCACCGCTTCGGTTTCGACAGGGGCGAGGCGGTGATGATGGGCGCCGGTGAGGAGCTGGTGACCGTCACCCTCCCGCAGACCACGCTGGGCCTGGCCACCTGCTACGACCTGCGCTTTCCCGAGCAGTTCCGGGGGCTCGTCGACGCGGGCGCCGAGACGTTCGTCGTGGCGGCCGGCTGGCCGGAGCGCCGCCGTGCCCACTGGACGCTCCTCGCCCGGGCCCGGGCTGTCGAGAACCAGGCGTACGTCCTCGCCCTCAGCACGGCGGGCAGCCACGCGGACGTTCCGCAGGCCGGGCACAGCATCGTTGTCGACCCCTTGGGCGAGGTGCTCGCCGAGGCCGGTGTGGGCGAGGAGGTCCTGACGGTGGAGTTCGACCCGGCGAAGGCGGGCGAGACCCGGGAACACTTCCCGGCGCTGAAGGACCGCCGCCTGGGGATCGCGCCGCCGCGCTGA
- a CDS encoding alkyl hydroperoxide reductase, protein MATRARVRAPELIGKGGWLNTGDRQYTLSELRGRIVILDFWTFCCVNCLHVLDELRELEEKHRDTVVIIGVHSPKFVHEADHQAVVDAVERYEVHHPVLDDPELATWKQYAVRAWPTLVVIDPEGYVVAQHAGEGHAHAIEKLVEELEAEHGAKGTLRRGDGPYVAPEPVATHLRFPGKALLLPDGGFLVSDTTRHRLVELDADGETVRRHFGTGERGLSDGGADEARFSEPQGLAVLPDGRIAVADTVNHAIRALDLTTGAVTTLAGTGRQWWQGNPTGGPAREVDLSSPWDLAWFGDRLWIAMAGVHQLWTYDPEDGTVRVAAGTTNEGLVDGPAAEAWFAQPSGLAVSADGERLWVADSETSALRWVDRDEHVHTAVGTGLFDFGHRDGAASQALFQHPIGVTALPDGSVAVSDTYNHALRRYDPASDEVTTLATDVREPSDAVLVDGDLVVVESARHRLTRLRLPEEAVRVPEQAHRTQRAATEIAPGTLRLDVVFQAPAGQKLDTRYGPSTRLLVSSTPPELLADGSGQGTDLGRDLVLADGVTEGVLHVSAMAASCDDDPANEYPACHVHQQDWGVPVRVTPDGAARLPLVLAGMDEQG, encoded by the coding sequence ATGGCAACACGTGCACGCGTCCGCGCCCCCGAACTCATCGGCAAGGGCGGCTGGCTCAATACAGGCGACCGGCAGTACACCCTCTCCGAACTGCGAGGACGCATCGTCATCCTCGATTTCTGGACCTTCTGCTGTGTGAACTGCCTGCATGTCCTGGATGAGCTGCGGGAGCTGGAGGAGAAGCACCGCGACACCGTGGTGATCATCGGGGTCCACTCGCCGAAGTTCGTCCACGAGGCCGACCACCAGGCCGTCGTCGACGCCGTCGAGCGGTACGAGGTCCACCACCCGGTGCTGGACGACCCCGAGCTGGCCACCTGGAAGCAGTACGCCGTACGGGCCTGGCCGACGCTCGTCGTCATCGACCCCGAGGGCTATGTCGTCGCCCAGCACGCGGGCGAGGGCCACGCCCACGCCATCGAGAAGCTGGTCGAGGAGCTGGAGGCCGAGCACGGGGCCAAGGGCACGCTCCGCCGGGGCGACGGTCCGTATGTGGCGCCCGAGCCCGTCGCCACGCATCTGCGCTTCCCGGGCAAGGCGCTGCTCCTGCCCGACGGGGGCTTCCTGGTCTCCGACACCACCCGCCACCGCCTGGTCGAGCTGGACGCGGACGGCGAGACCGTACGGCGTCACTTCGGCACCGGCGAGCGCGGCCTGAGCGACGGCGGTGCGGACGAGGCCCGGTTCAGCGAACCGCAGGGGCTCGCCGTGCTCCCCGACGGCCGCATCGCCGTCGCGGACACCGTCAACCACGCGATCCGCGCCCTGGACCTCACGACCGGGGCGGTCACCACCCTCGCCGGGACCGGCCGCCAGTGGTGGCAGGGGAACCCGACCGGCGGTCCGGCGCGCGAGGTGGACCTCTCCTCGCCGTGGGACCTCGCCTGGTTCGGTGACCGGCTGTGGATCGCCATGGCGGGCGTGCACCAGCTGTGGACGTACGACCCCGAGGACGGGACCGTACGGGTCGCCGCCGGGACCACCAACGAGGGGCTGGTCGACGGGCCCGCCGCGGAGGCGTGGTTCGCGCAGCCGTCCGGGCTCGCGGTCTCCGCCGACGGCGAGCGGCTCTGGGTCGCCGACTCCGAGACCTCCGCCCTGCGCTGGGTCGACCGGGACGAGCATGTGCACACCGCCGTCGGCACCGGCCTCTTCGACTTCGGCCACCGCGACGGGGCGGCTTCCCAGGCGCTCTTCCAGCACCCGATCGGCGTCACCGCGCTGCCCGACGGGTCGGTGGCGGTCTCGGACACGTACAACCACGCGCTGCGCCGCTACGACCCCGCGTCCGACGAGGTCACCACGCTCGCCACCGATGTCCGCGAGCCCAGCGACGCGGTACTGGTCGACGGTGATCTGGTCGTCGTCGAGTCCGCCCGCCACCGGCTCACCCGCCTCCGGCTGCCCGAGGAGGCCGTACGCGTCCCCGAGCAGGCCCACCGCACCCAGCGCGCCGCCACCGAGATCGCCCCGGGCACGCTCCGGCTCGACGTGGTCTTCCAGGCGCCGGCCGGGCAGAAGCTGGACACCCGCTACGGGCCCTCCACCCGGCTCCTGGTCTCCTCGACCCCGCCCGAGCTGCTGGCGGACGGCTCCGGCCAGGGCACGGACCTCGGGCGTGACCTGGTCCTCGCGGACGGGGTCACCGAGGGCGTCCTGCATGTCTCCGCGATGGCCGCCTCCTGCGACGACGACCCGGCCAACGAGTACCCGGCCTGCCATGTCCACCAGCAGGACTGGGGCGTACCGGTGCGGGTGACCCCCGACGGCGCGGCCCGGCTGCCGCTGGTGCTGGCCGGGATGGACGAGCAGGGCTGA
- a CDS encoding acyl-CoA dehydrogenase — protein sequence MGHYKSNLRDIEFNLFEVLGRDKLYGTGPFAEMDVDTAKSILEEIARLAENELADSFADADRNPPVFDPETNTAPVPESFKKSYQSFMDSEYWRLGLPEEIGGTTSPRSLIWGYAELLLGSNPAVWMYSSGPAFAGILFEEGTEEQKKVAEIAVEKQWGSTMVLTEPDAGSDVGAGRTKAVQQEDGSWHIEGVKRFITSGEHDMSENILHYVLARPEGAGPGTKGLSLFLVPKYHFDWTTGELGERNGVYATNVEHKMGLKASNTCEMTFGDRHPAKGWLIGDKHDGIRQMFRIIEFARMMVGTKAIATLSTGYLNALEYAKERVQGTDLSQFMDKTAPKVTITHHPDVRRSLMTQKAYAEGMRSLVLYTASVQDAIQEKEAAGEDAKALNGLNDLLLPIVKGYGSEKSYEQLAQSLQTFGGSGYLQEYPVEQYIRDAKIDTLYEGTTAIQGQDFFFRKIVRDQGVSLNTLSEEIKKFLAGAQGNEELAPALDSLAKAAVDLEAIVGTMITDLTATGEDVKNIYKVGLNTTRLLMASGDVVVGYLLLKGAAVAAEKLPTASAKDVAFYRGKIAAAKFFAANILPGVSTERALAESVDNSLMELDEAAF from the coding sequence ATGGGGCACTACAAGTCGAATCTCCGCGACATCGAGTTCAACCTCTTCGAGGTGCTCGGGCGCGACAAGCTGTACGGCACCGGTCCGTTCGCGGAGATGGACGTCGACACCGCGAAGAGCATCCTGGAGGAGATCGCCCGCCTCGCGGAGAACGAGCTCGCCGACTCCTTCGCCGACGCCGACCGCAACCCGCCGGTCTTCGACCCGGAGACCAACACCGCGCCGGTCCCGGAGAGCTTCAAGAAGTCGTACCAGTCCTTCATGGACTCGGAGTACTGGCGCCTGGGCCTGCCCGAGGAGATCGGCGGCACCACCTCCCCCCGCTCCCTGATCTGGGGCTACGCGGAGCTGCTGCTCGGCTCGAACCCGGCCGTGTGGATGTACTCCTCGGGTCCGGCCTTCGCGGGCATCCTCTTCGAGGAGGGCACGGAGGAGCAGAAGAAGGTCGCGGAGATCGCCGTCGAGAAGCAGTGGGGCTCGACGATGGTGCTGACCGAGCCGGACGCGGGCTCCGACGTCGGCGCCGGGCGGACGAAGGCCGTGCAGCAGGAGGACGGCTCCTGGCACATCGAGGGTGTGAAGCGCTTCATCACCTCGGGCGAGCACGACATGTCCGAGAACATCCTCCACTACGTGCTGGCCCGCCCCGAGGGCGCCGGCCCCGGCACCAAGGGCCTCTCGCTCTTCCTGGTCCCGAAGTACCACTTCGACTGGACCACCGGTGAGCTGGGCGAACGCAACGGTGTGTACGCGACGAACGTCGAGCACAAGATGGGCCTCAAGGCGTCCAACACCTGCGAGATGACCTTCGGCGACCGCCACCCCGCCAAGGGCTGGCTGATCGGCGACAAGCACGACGGCATCCGCCAGATGTTCCGCATCATCGAGTTCGCCCGGATGATGGTCGGCACGAAGGCCATCGCCACGCTCTCCACGGGCTACCTGAACGCGCTGGAGTACGCCAAGGAGCGCGTCCAGGGCACCGACCTGTCGCAGTTCATGGACAAGACCGCGCCCAAGGTCACCATCACGCACCACCCCGACGTGCGCCGCTCGCTCATGACGCAGAAGGCGTACGCCGAGGGCATGCGCTCCCTCGTGCTGTACACGGCCTCCGTCCAGGACGCGATCCAGGAGAAGGAGGCCGCGGGCGAGGACGCGAAGGCGCTGAACGGCCTCAACGACCTGCTGCTGCCGATCGTGAAGGGGTACGGCTCCGAGAAGTCCTACGAGCAGCTGGCGCAGTCGCTCCAGACGTTCGGCGGCTCCGGCTACCTCCAGGAGTACCCGGTCGAGCAGTACATCCGGGACGCCAAGATCGACACCCTCTATGAGGGCACCACGGCGATCCAGGGCCAGGACTTCTTCTTCCGGAAGATCGTCCGCGACCAGGGCGTCTCGCTCAACACGCTCTCCGAGGAGATCAAGAAGTTCCTCGCGGGCGCCCAGGGCAACGAGGAGCTGGCCCCCGCGCTGGACTCGCTCGCCAAGGCGGCCGTGGACCTGGAGGCGATCGTCGGAACGATGATCACCGACCTCACCGCGACCGGCGAGGACGTCAAGAACATCTACAAGGTGGGCCTCAACACCACCCGCCTCCTGATGGCCTCCGGCGACGTCGTCGTCGGCTACCTGCTCCTCAAGGGCGCGGCCGTGGCCGCCGAGAAGCTGCCGACCGCCTCCGCCAAGGACGTGGCCTTCTACCGGGGCAAGATCGCCGCCGCGAAGTTCTTCGCCGCGAACATCCTCCCGGGCGTCTCGACCGAGCGCGCGCTCGCCGAGAGCGTCGACAACTCGCTGATGGAGCTGGACGAAGCCGCGTTCTGA